A genomic stretch from Setaria viridis chromosome 1, Setaria_viridis_v4.0, whole genome shotgun sequence includes:
- the LOC117833178 gene encoding PH, RCC1 and FYVE domains-containing protein 1 isoform X2, which translates to MAGGFEGRSASTTTRGVEQAIVALKKGAHLLKCGKRGKPKFCIVRLSYDERALIWYSKEREKRLSLNSVSSVVLGQKTTKLLRLHWPEKEPHSLSVIYKNGESSLDLVCKDRHQAECWYLGLTTLISAPCTPLLLVNSTNGCQINSCTNSPPSYIQQRSRLFAVHHGRNFTKVHSLYGSPRLIQNKYSHSNLDCSEPFFSPRQRAWSELDSYLEKISPELANRVKNDLRDIKSSEKITDQRIMHMPKLKQSEGSNAASDSLKDIFVWGDIQGRMLDRGHLSAANVSLPRLLKSAQILDVQSITCGEKHAAIVTKQGQVFSWGEENSGRLGHKTRDSVSHPKIIDSLSSIPVKAIAFGAKHTCAVSVSGELYEWGEGIHSLGLWNDQCRRSQWFPHKLISTSDGISVSKIACGQWHTAIISSTGQLFTYGDGTFGVLGHGDTCCVAQPKEVESLRGLRTKSVACGPWHTAAIVETSGTPKSNAPGGKLFTWGDAGEGKLGHTDKKSKLVPTRVETLVDCDFIQVSCGMSITVVLTITGVVFTIGSKKHGQSGNPRPEDTSICMVEGPLKTEFIKDISCGTSHVAVLAMNGKVFTWGKGTEGQLGLGDYVDRTSPTLVEALEDKQVESITCCSNFTVVICVHKAISCKEQSVCSGCRLAFRFTRKKHNCYNCGSMFCNSCSSNKVPRAALAPDKSKRCRVCDACFNELNNTAEHSKMSSGSKIQKEETSLTEIRTYTPKLSRMLKEANFIMEKMGTAHSPSQRNQDLATLNQVQKQRWGQVDCPNQFKCARDSIPYRSTSKKQTVDVCCIGRMIDPVSQKTATLLPQATNDRRKEQDLMEKILLEEVKQLQAQVTTLAEECRHKSLKVQLYKRELEETWLIVRDEATKCKAAKDIIKILTNQRNALSKKLLGGLELDNSSIIPDPPDKTLATGKIPPLNSIRDQRYIEEVDIQSTASSNTVAMDDSAVHQNDRRASNSSRGYDGGTDSTIAPTDSNGVIEQIERGVYITVVTSPSGKKGIKRIRFSRKHFGEAEAQKWWEENESRVFARYASMEYLAT; encoded by the exons ATGGCTGGCGGCTTTGAGGGGAGGAGCGCTTCAACTACAACCAGAGGAGTTGAGCAG GCCATTGTTGCTCTCAAGAAGGGTGCACATCTCCTGAAATGTGGCAAGAGAGGGAAACCCAAATTCTGCATTGTCAGGCTATCTTAT GATGAGAGAGCACTAATATGGTACTCCAAAGAGAGGGAAAAACGTTTGAGCTTGAATTCTGTGTCCAGTGTAGTTCTTGGACAGAAGACT ACAAAACTTTTGCGTCTGCATTGGCCAGAAAAGGAACCTCATTCCCTGTCAGTTATATATAAGAATGGTGAATCCTCACTTGACTTG GTCTGCAAAGATAGACATCAAGCTGAATGTTGGTATTTAGGCCTTACAACCCTAATATCAGCTCCATGCACCCCACTACTTCTGGTTAACTCAACAAACGGCTGTCAGATAAATAGCTGTACAAATAGCCCTCCTAGCTACATTCAGCAAAGGAGTAGGCTCTTTGCTGTGCACCATGGAAGAAATTTCACAAAG GTACACTCATTATATGGCAGTCCTAGGTTGATACAGAACAAATACTCGCATAGTAATTTGGATTGCTCAGAACCATTCTTTTCTCCAAGACAGAGAGCATGGTCAGAACTAGATTCTTACTTGGAAAAGATTAGCCCCGAATTGGCAAATCGAGTAAAAAATGATTTGAGGGACATAAAATCTTCTGAAAAGATTACGGACCAAAGAATTATGCATATGCCTAAACTGAAACAATCTGAGGGATCAAATGCAGCATCAGATTCTCTGAAGGACATCTTTGTCTGGGGCGATATTCAGGGTCGTATGCTAGATCGCGGACATTTATCAGCGGCCAATGTCTCACTTCCAAGGTTATTGAAATCAGCACAAATTCTTGATGTGCAGAGTATTACCTGTGGAGAGAAACACGCAGCAATAGTTACTAAGCAAGGTCAGGTATTCTCATGGGGTGAGGAGAATAGTGGGAGATTGGGACACAAAACAAGAGACAGTGTCTCTCATCCTAAAATCATCGACTCTCTTTCCTCCATACCGGTGAAGGCTATCGCATTTGGGGCAAAGCACACCTGTGCAGTTTCAGTTTCAGGAGAACTTTATGAATGGGGTGAAGGGATTCATAGCCTAGGGCTGTGGAATGATCAGTGTCGAAGAAGCCAGTGGTTCCCGCATAAACTGATCAGTACTTCAGATGGCATCTCTGTGTCGAAGATTGCATGTGGTCAGTGGCATACGGCTATCATATCCTCCACCGGTCAGCTGTTCACTTATGGAGATGGTACATTTGGTGTTCTTGGACATGGTGACACATGTTGTGTTGCTCAGCCTAAAGAAGTGGAGTCCTTGAGAGGGTTAAGAACCAAGTCTGTTGCATGTGGGCCGTGGCACACAGCTGCTATTGTGGAAACATCAGGAACTCCCAAGAGCAATGCTCCTGGTGGGAAGCTATTCACATGGGGTGATGCAGGTGAAGGGAAGCTGGGCCATACTGACAAAAAATCGAAGCTTGTACCAACTCGTGTCGAAACACTCGTTGACTGTGATTTTATTCAGGTATCCTGTGGTATGTCAATAACAGTTGTGCTAACAATAACAGGTGTTGTATTTACCATCGGAAGCAAGAAGCATGGACAATCAGGGAATCCTCGACCTGAGGACACATCTATTTGCATGGTTGAAGGGCCACTTAAGACTGAGTTTATCAAAGATATATCCTGCGGCACTTCCCATGTCGCAGTCTTGGCAATGAATGGGAAAGTCTTTACATGGGGCAAAGGCACAGAAGGGCAACTTGGTTTAGGTGACTATGTTGACAGGACCTCCCCAACTCTGGTGGAGGCCCTGGAAGATAAACAGGTGGAAAGTATAACTTGTTGTTCCAATTTCACTGTTGTAATTTGTGTGCATAAGGCAATCTCGTGCAAGGAACAATCTGTATGCAGTGGTTGCCGGTTGGCATTTCGGTTTACAAGGAAGAAACACAACTGCTACAACTGTGGTTCCATGTTCTGCAATTCCTGCAGCAGCAACAAGGTTCCAAGGGCAGCCCTTGCACCAGATAAGAGCAAAAGGTGTCGTGTTTGTGATGCTTGTTTTAATGAGCTGAATAACACTGCAGAGCACAGCAAAATGAGTTCTGGATCAAAGATCCAAAAAGAAGAAACGTCTTTAACAGAAATAAGAACATACACACCAAAGTTATCACGCATGCTTAAGGAAGCAAATTTCATCATGGAAAAAATGGGCACGGCACACAGCCCCAGCCAGAGAAATCAGGACTTGGCCACTCTGAATCAAGTGCAAAAACAGAGGTGGGGACAAGTAGACTGTCCCAATCAATTCAAATGTGCACGAGACAGCATTCCATACCGGTCGACATCAAAGAAACAGACAGTCGATGTTTGTTGTATAGGGAGAATGATTGATCCAGTATCACAAAAGACTGCTACCCTTTTGCCACAAGCCACAAATGATAGGAGAAAAGAACAAGATTTGATGGAAAAGATACTGCTGGAGGAAGTGAAACAGCTTCAAGCACAG GTAACCACTCTAGCAGAAGAATGCCGGCATAAGAGCTTAAAAGTTCAGTTGTATAAACGAGAACTTGAGGAAACCTGGTTGATAGTCAGGGATGAGGCCACAAAGTGCAAAGCTGCGAAAGATATTATAAAGATTTTAACAAATCAG AGGAACGCTTTATCAAAGAAACTTTTAGGTGGTCTGGAACTAGATAATTCCAGTATCATACCTGACCCGCCCGACAAAACTCTTGCCACTGGCAAAATTCCACCGCTAAACAGCATCAGGGATCAACGCTACATAGAGGAAGTGGATATACAATCTACAGCATCTTCTAACACTGTTGCCATGGATGACTCAGCTGTGCATCAGAATGACAGAAGAGCCTCCAATAGCAGCAGAGGTTATGATGGAGGAACAGATAGCACAATTGCTCCTACTGATTCCAATGGTGTGATCGAGCAAATTGAGCGTGGAGTGTACATTACAGTCGTTACATCCCCCAGTGGTAAGAAGGGAATCAAGCGCATCCGGTTCAG CCGGAAGCATTTTGGAGAGGCGGAGGCGCAGAAATGGTGGGAAGAGAATGAGAGCAGGGTATTTGCAAGGTACGCCAGCATGGAGTACCTGGCAACATAA
- the LOC117833178 gene encoding PH, RCC1 and FYVE domains-containing protein 1 isoform X1, whose amino-acid sequence MAGGFEGRSASTTTRGVEQAIVALKKGAHLLKCGKRGKPKFCIVRLSYDERALIWYSKEREKRLSLNSVSSVVLGQKTVCGFPFPNTKLLRLHWPEKEPHSLSVIYKNGESSLDLVCKDRHQAECWYLGLTTLISAPCTPLLLVNSTNGCQINSCTNSPPSYIQQRSRLFAVHHGRNFTKVHSLYGSPRLIQNKYSHSNLDCSEPFFSPRQRAWSELDSYLEKISPELANRVKNDLRDIKSSEKITDQRIMHMPKLKQSEGSNAASDSLKDIFVWGDIQGRMLDRGHLSAANVSLPRLLKSAQILDVQSITCGEKHAAIVTKQGQVFSWGEENSGRLGHKTRDSVSHPKIIDSLSSIPVKAIAFGAKHTCAVSVSGELYEWGEGIHSLGLWNDQCRRSQWFPHKLISTSDGISVSKIACGQWHTAIISSTGQLFTYGDGTFGVLGHGDTCCVAQPKEVESLRGLRTKSVACGPWHTAAIVETSGTPKSNAPGGKLFTWGDAGEGKLGHTDKKSKLVPTRVETLVDCDFIQVSCGMSITVVLTITGVVFTIGSKKHGQSGNPRPEDTSICMVEGPLKTEFIKDISCGTSHVAVLAMNGKVFTWGKGTEGQLGLGDYVDRTSPTLVEALEDKQVESITCCSNFTVVICVHKAISCKEQSVCSGCRLAFRFTRKKHNCYNCGSMFCNSCSSNKVPRAALAPDKSKRCRVCDACFNELNNTAEHSKMSSGSKIQKEETSLTEIRTYTPKLSRMLKEANFIMEKMGTAHSPSQRNQDLATLNQVQKQRWGQVDCPNQFKCARDSIPYRSTSKKQTVDVCCIGRMIDPVSQKTATLLPQATNDRRKEQDLMEKILLEEVKQLQAQVTTLAEECRHKSLKVQLYKRELEETWLIVRDEATKCKAAKDIIKILTNQRNALSKKLLGGLELDNSSIIPDPPDKTLATGKIPPLNSIRDQRYIEEVDIQSTASSNTVAMDDSAVHQNDRRASNSSRGYDGGTDSTIAPTDSNGVIEQIERGVYITVVTSPSGKKGIKRIRFSRKHFGEAEAQKWWEENESRVFARYASMEYLAT is encoded by the exons ATGGCTGGCGGCTTTGAGGGGAGGAGCGCTTCAACTACAACCAGAGGAGTTGAGCAG GCCATTGTTGCTCTCAAGAAGGGTGCACATCTCCTGAAATGTGGCAAGAGAGGGAAACCCAAATTCTGCATTGTCAGGCTATCTTAT GATGAGAGAGCACTAATATGGTACTCCAAAGAGAGGGAAAAACGTTTGAGCTTGAATTCTGTGTCCAGTGTAGTTCTTGGACAGAAGACTGTATGTGGTTTTCCTTTTCCAAAT ACAAAACTTTTGCGTCTGCATTGGCCAGAAAAGGAACCTCATTCCCTGTCAGTTATATATAAGAATGGTGAATCCTCACTTGACTTG GTCTGCAAAGATAGACATCAAGCTGAATGTTGGTATTTAGGCCTTACAACCCTAATATCAGCTCCATGCACCCCACTACTTCTGGTTAACTCAACAAACGGCTGTCAGATAAATAGCTGTACAAATAGCCCTCCTAGCTACATTCAGCAAAGGAGTAGGCTCTTTGCTGTGCACCATGGAAGAAATTTCACAAAG GTACACTCATTATATGGCAGTCCTAGGTTGATACAGAACAAATACTCGCATAGTAATTTGGATTGCTCAGAACCATTCTTTTCTCCAAGACAGAGAGCATGGTCAGAACTAGATTCTTACTTGGAAAAGATTAGCCCCGAATTGGCAAATCGAGTAAAAAATGATTTGAGGGACATAAAATCTTCTGAAAAGATTACGGACCAAAGAATTATGCATATGCCTAAACTGAAACAATCTGAGGGATCAAATGCAGCATCAGATTCTCTGAAGGACATCTTTGTCTGGGGCGATATTCAGGGTCGTATGCTAGATCGCGGACATTTATCAGCGGCCAATGTCTCACTTCCAAGGTTATTGAAATCAGCACAAATTCTTGATGTGCAGAGTATTACCTGTGGAGAGAAACACGCAGCAATAGTTACTAAGCAAGGTCAGGTATTCTCATGGGGTGAGGAGAATAGTGGGAGATTGGGACACAAAACAAGAGACAGTGTCTCTCATCCTAAAATCATCGACTCTCTTTCCTCCATACCGGTGAAGGCTATCGCATTTGGGGCAAAGCACACCTGTGCAGTTTCAGTTTCAGGAGAACTTTATGAATGGGGTGAAGGGATTCATAGCCTAGGGCTGTGGAATGATCAGTGTCGAAGAAGCCAGTGGTTCCCGCATAAACTGATCAGTACTTCAGATGGCATCTCTGTGTCGAAGATTGCATGTGGTCAGTGGCATACGGCTATCATATCCTCCACCGGTCAGCTGTTCACTTATGGAGATGGTACATTTGGTGTTCTTGGACATGGTGACACATGTTGTGTTGCTCAGCCTAAAGAAGTGGAGTCCTTGAGAGGGTTAAGAACCAAGTCTGTTGCATGTGGGCCGTGGCACACAGCTGCTATTGTGGAAACATCAGGAACTCCCAAGAGCAATGCTCCTGGTGGGAAGCTATTCACATGGGGTGATGCAGGTGAAGGGAAGCTGGGCCATACTGACAAAAAATCGAAGCTTGTACCAACTCGTGTCGAAACACTCGTTGACTGTGATTTTATTCAGGTATCCTGTGGTATGTCAATAACAGTTGTGCTAACAATAACAGGTGTTGTATTTACCATCGGAAGCAAGAAGCATGGACAATCAGGGAATCCTCGACCTGAGGACACATCTATTTGCATGGTTGAAGGGCCACTTAAGACTGAGTTTATCAAAGATATATCCTGCGGCACTTCCCATGTCGCAGTCTTGGCAATGAATGGGAAAGTCTTTACATGGGGCAAAGGCACAGAAGGGCAACTTGGTTTAGGTGACTATGTTGACAGGACCTCCCCAACTCTGGTGGAGGCCCTGGAAGATAAACAGGTGGAAAGTATAACTTGTTGTTCCAATTTCACTGTTGTAATTTGTGTGCATAAGGCAATCTCGTGCAAGGAACAATCTGTATGCAGTGGTTGCCGGTTGGCATTTCGGTTTACAAGGAAGAAACACAACTGCTACAACTGTGGTTCCATGTTCTGCAATTCCTGCAGCAGCAACAAGGTTCCAAGGGCAGCCCTTGCACCAGATAAGAGCAAAAGGTGTCGTGTTTGTGATGCTTGTTTTAATGAGCTGAATAACACTGCAGAGCACAGCAAAATGAGTTCTGGATCAAAGATCCAAAAAGAAGAAACGTCTTTAACAGAAATAAGAACATACACACCAAAGTTATCACGCATGCTTAAGGAAGCAAATTTCATCATGGAAAAAATGGGCACGGCACACAGCCCCAGCCAGAGAAATCAGGACTTGGCCACTCTGAATCAAGTGCAAAAACAGAGGTGGGGACAAGTAGACTGTCCCAATCAATTCAAATGTGCACGAGACAGCATTCCATACCGGTCGACATCAAAGAAACAGACAGTCGATGTTTGTTGTATAGGGAGAATGATTGATCCAGTATCACAAAAGACTGCTACCCTTTTGCCACAAGCCACAAATGATAGGAGAAAAGAACAAGATTTGATGGAAAAGATACTGCTGGAGGAAGTGAAACAGCTTCAAGCACAG GTAACCACTCTAGCAGAAGAATGCCGGCATAAGAGCTTAAAAGTTCAGTTGTATAAACGAGAACTTGAGGAAACCTGGTTGATAGTCAGGGATGAGGCCACAAAGTGCAAAGCTGCGAAAGATATTATAAAGATTTTAACAAATCAG AGGAACGCTTTATCAAAGAAACTTTTAGGTGGTCTGGAACTAGATAATTCCAGTATCATACCTGACCCGCCCGACAAAACTCTTGCCACTGGCAAAATTCCACCGCTAAACAGCATCAGGGATCAACGCTACATAGAGGAAGTGGATATACAATCTACAGCATCTTCTAACACTGTTGCCATGGATGACTCAGCTGTGCATCAGAATGACAGAAGAGCCTCCAATAGCAGCAGAGGTTATGATGGAGGAACAGATAGCACAATTGCTCCTACTGATTCCAATGGTGTGATCGAGCAAATTGAGCGTGGAGTGTACATTACAGTCGTTACATCCCCCAGTGGTAAGAAGGGAATCAAGCGCATCCGGTTCAG CCGGAAGCATTTTGGAGAGGCGGAGGCGCAGAAATGGTGGGAAGAGAATGAGAGCAGGGTATTTGCAAGGTACGCCAGCATGGAGTACCTGGCAACATAA
- the LOC117833178 gene encoding PH, RCC1 and FYVE domains-containing protein 1 isoform X3 codes for MVLQREGKTFELEFCVQCSSWTEDSFNILQTKLLRLHWPEKEPHSLSVIYKNGESSLDLVCKDRHQAECWYLGLTTLISAPCTPLLLVNSTNGCQINSCTNSPPSYIQQRSRLFAVHHGRNFTKVHSLYGSPRLIQNKYSHSNLDCSEPFFSPRQRAWSELDSYLEKISPELANRVKNDLRDIKSSEKITDQRIMHMPKLKQSEGSNAASDSLKDIFVWGDIQGRMLDRGHLSAANVSLPRLLKSAQILDVQSITCGEKHAAIVTKQGQVFSWGEENSGRLGHKTRDSVSHPKIIDSLSSIPVKAIAFGAKHTCAVSVSGELYEWGEGIHSLGLWNDQCRRSQWFPHKLISTSDGISVSKIACGQWHTAIISSTGQLFTYGDGTFGVLGHGDTCCVAQPKEVESLRGLRTKSVACGPWHTAAIVETSGTPKSNAPGGKLFTWGDAGEGKLGHTDKKSKLVPTRVETLVDCDFIQVSCGMSITVVLTITGVVFTIGSKKHGQSGNPRPEDTSICMVEGPLKTEFIKDISCGTSHVAVLAMNGKVFTWGKGTEGQLGLGDYVDRTSPTLVEALEDKQVESITCCSNFTVVICVHKAISCKEQSVCSGCRLAFRFTRKKHNCYNCGSMFCNSCSSNKVPRAALAPDKSKRCRVCDACFNELNNTAEHSKMSSGSKIQKEETSLTEIRTYTPKLSRMLKEANFIMEKMGTAHSPSQRNQDLATLNQVQKQRWGQVDCPNQFKCARDSIPYRSTSKKQTVDVCCIGRMIDPVSQKTATLLPQATNDRRKEQDLMEKILLEEVKQLQAQVTTLAEECRHKSLKVQLYKRELEETWLIVRDEATKCKAAKDIIKILTNQRNALSKKLLGGLELDNSSIIPDPPDKTLATGKIPPLNSIRDQRYIEEVDIQSTASSNTVAMDDSAVHQNDRRASNSSRGYDGGTDSTIAPTDSNGVIEQIERGVYITVVTSPSGKKGIKRIRFSRKHFGEAEAQKWWEENESRVFARYASMEYLAT; via the exons ATGGTACTCCAAAGAGAGGGAAAAACGTTTGAGCTTGAATTCTGTGTCCAGTGTAGTTCTTGGACAGAAGACT CATTCAATATTTTACAGACAAAACTTTTGCGTCTGCATTGGCCAGAAAAGGAACCTCATTCCCTGTCAGTTATATATAAGAATGGTGAATCCTCACTTGACTTG GTCTGCAAAGATAGACATCAAGCTGAATGTTGGTATTTAGGCCTTACAACCCTAATATCAGCTCCATGCACCCCACTACTTCTGGTTAACTCAACAAACGGCTGTCAGATAAATAGCTGTACAAATAGCCCTCCTAGCTACATTCAGCAAAGGAGTAGGCTCTTTGCTGTGCACCATGGAAGAAATTTCACAAAG GTACACTCATTATATGGCAGTCCTAGGTTGATACAGAACAAATACTCGCATAGTAATTTGGATTGCTCAGAACCATTCTTTTCTCCAAGACAGAGAGCATGGTCAGAACTAGATTCTTACTTGGAAAAGATTAGCCCCGAATTGGCAAATCGAGTAAAAAATGATTTGAGGGACATAAAATCTTCTGAAAAGATTACGGACCAAAGAATTATGCATATGCCTAAACTGAAACAATCTGAGGGATCAAATGCAGCATCAGATTCTCTGAAGGACATCTTTGTCTGGGGCGATATTCAGGGTCGTATGCTAGATCGCGGACATTTATCAGCGGCCAATGTCTCACTTCCAAGGTTATTGAAATCAGCACAAATTCTTGATGTGCAGAGTATTACCTGTGGAGAGAAACACGCAGCAATAGTTACTAAGCAAGGTCAGGTATTCTCATGGGGTGAGGAGAATAGTGGGAGATTGGGACACAAAACAAGAGACAGTGTCTCTCATCCTAAAATCATCGACTCTCTTTCCTCCATACCGGTGAAGGCTATCGCATTTGGGGCAAAGCACACCTGTGCAGTTTCAGTTTCAGGAGAACTTTATGAATGGGGTGAAGGGATTCATAGCCTAGGGCTGTGGAATGATCAGTGTCGAAGAAGCCAGTGGTTCCCGCATAAACTGATCAGTACTTCAGATGGCATCTCTGTGTCGAAGATTGCATGTGGTCAGTGGCATACGGCTATCATATCCTCCACCGGTCAGCTGTTCACTTATGGAGATGGTACATTTGGTGTTCTTGGACATGGTGACACATGTTGTGTTGCTCAGCCTAAAGAAGTGGAGTCCTTGAGAGGGTTAAGAACCAAGTCTGTTGCATGTGGGCCGTGGCACACAGCTGCTATTGTGGAAACATCAGGAACTCCCAAGAGCAATGCTCCTGGTGGGAAGCTATTCACATGGGGTGATGCAGGTGAAGGGAAGCTGGGCCATACTGACAAAAAATCGAAGCTTGTACCAACTCGTGTCGAAACACTCGTTGACTGTGATTTTATTCAGGTATCCTGTGGTATGTCAATAACAGTTGTGCTAACAATAACAGGTGTTGTATTTACCATCGGAAGCAAGAAGCATGGACAATCAGGGAATCCTCGACCTGAGGACACATCTATTTGCATGGTTGAAGGGCCACTTAAGACTGAGTTTATCAAAGATATATCCTGCGGCACTTCCCATGTCGCAGTCTTGGCAATGAATGGGAAAGTCTTTACATGGGGCAAAGGCACAGAAGGGCAACTTGGTTTAGGTGACTATGTTGACAGGACCTCCCCAACTCTGGTGGAGGCCCTGGAAGATAAACAGGTGGAAAGTATAACTTGTTGTTCCAATTTCACTGTTGTAATTTGTGTGCATAAGGCAATCTCGTGCAAGGAACAATCTGTATGCAGTGGTTGCCGGTTGGCATTTCGGTTTACAAGGAAGAAACACAACTGCTACAACTGTGGTTCCATGTTCTGCAATTCCTGCAGCAGCAACAAGGTTCCAAGGGCAGCCCTTGCACCAGATAAGAGCAAAAGGTGTCGTGTTTGTGATGCTTGTTTTAATGAGCTGAATAACACTGCAGAGCACAGCAAAATGAGTTCTGGATCAAAGATCCAAAAAGAAGAAACGTCTTTAACAGAAATAAGAACATACACACCAAAGTTATCACGCATGCTTAAGGAAGCAAATTTCATCATGGAAAAAATGGGCACGGCACACAGCCCCAGCCAGAGAAATCAGGACTTGGCCACTCTGAATCAAGTGCAAAAACAGAGGTGGGGACAAGTAGACTGTCCCAATCAATTCAAATGTGCACGAGACAGCATTCCATACCGGTCGACATCAAAGAAACAGACAGTCGATGTTTGTTGTATAGGGAGAATGATTGATCCAGTATCACAAAAGACTGCTACCCTTTTGCCACAAGCCACAAATGATAGGAGAAAAGAACAAGATTTGATGGAAAAGATACTGCTGGAGGAAGTGAAACAGCTTCAAGCACAG GTAACCACTCTAGCAGAAGAATGCCGGCATAAGAGCTTAAAAGTTCAGTTGTATAAACGAGAACTTGAGGAAACCTGGTTGATAGTCAGGGATGAGGCCACAAAGTGCAAAGCTGCGAAAGATATTATAAAGATTTTAACAAATCAG AGGAACGCTTTATCAAAGAAACTTTTAGGTGGTCTGGAACTAGATAATTCCAGTATCATACCTGACCCGCCCGACAAAACTCTTGCCACTGGCAAAATTCCACCGCTAAACAGCATCAGGGATCAACGCTACATAGAGGAAGTGGATATACAATCTACAGCATCTTCTAACACTGTTGCCATGGATGACTCAGCTGTGCATCAGAATGACAGAAGAGCCTCCAATAGCAGCAGAGGTTATGATGGAGGAACAGATAGCACAATTGCTCCTACTGATTCCAATGGTGTGATCGAGCAAATTGAGCGTGGAGTGTACATTACAGTCGTTACATCCCCCAGTGGTAAGAAGGGAATCAAGCGCATCCGGTTCAG CCGGAAGCATTTTGGAGAGGCGGAGGCGCAGAAATGGTGGGAAGAGAATGAGAGCAGGGTATTTGCAAGGTACGCCAGCATGGAGTACCTGGCAACATAA